The genomic interval agtccagatcagtggagtgttacAGTGGTGCCTATCCTTCTGGAATTCTCTGCCACTTCCACACAGGTTACCTGGAGCTCAGTCAGAGTGACCAGTCACCTCTCTTACTAAGGCCCTATTTCCATGATCGCTCAAGTTTGTGGTTGTtacaaatttcttccatttaacctccttagcattacatttgttctcaaaaaaaaatttcaaaagcattgcattttttggcttgagaaattacatttttattaaatttcatctttctactgtacaAGTACAAactcagaagtgtagaaagtataaataataataatatgaacatcacactgcacatgtgtgagTGGCACGAGCATCACTTTCGGTTTGACTGACCGTTTCTAGTTCACGgcctgaagaaagattcacttcgtcatcactgcagATGAGAGGCGTTTCTTACGCCATTATAAGGGTGATTCTACACCGTTGCCCAAGTAACGCTCAGGCCTGACACTTACACCAGACACGCCCATGCCACTGCCAGGGCAATGTtgccacttttacagcccgagtaatccttgtGTCCATACCATTACCTGAGTGACGCTCGATATGTTAGCACagtttttacagcccaagtgacgCTTGGATCTAACGTTAAGGAGGTTCAAGGATGAGTcccatatttttcaagtcaaaggtatttctttacaattattgtatatattcatttgccaCTCACAATTGTGTTCtaaaacattctttaaaaaaattaaaaaacacttgTCTTTCCTTGCAGGTTATAATAGGAATAATGAATACACTGGTCCATAAGTGAATGAAAAAGCATTAAAACTTCCCAATTATGTCTGTCCACTTTGAGGGATTCGATGTGAGAAAAAGTGCTTTCTGCATTTATGAGGCATCCATGTGGTAACAAAAGCAAActagaaataataattttttcacatattcTTAGAACCTTTTTTCTTGAGATGAGAATCCATTTCCTTTTCACGTGTCTGCTCACAGCCGCCGTCCTGGTGGAGTTATGATAACCTGACGAGCCCCCAGCTCCAACCTAAATTCAGCTTATAATTCTATGTCTGCCTGTGCAATTCTGCTTTTTCAACAGTTCTGTTTGTCCATGGCCTATAATAACAGACAGACGTGCGCTCACATCATGATTATTTCTTCCTAAACATCACTTAACTTGTTGCCCATTACATTCTGTATTTTTACACAGCTCTCCATGTCAGAACAGACAAGGAATttctataatttataaaaaatgcttcaattcagaacacaatttcatgtagcAAATGAATATAAACTAGCCAACCcttggcgtagcatacgccgcataattatttactgatgggtgaacacttcctcaaagacacagttgtccaaagggggtgggtttgaggatacgactgtgagtgaatgaaagatggaactctggagagagccacatacaattgtccgtgactgaaaactggttttggcagatacaggcatatctttttgaaagtttggccctgtgcctcattaattgtcattgtgaaggccaatctaacaggaaattgtctgcgtgtaaaaggcaaaatttgaatctgatggagtctgggatatctcggaagtgaatggtgatagtagctggaagcatttgggacatcgccacaatttctgcctcgccaccataaactccggaagtattcatgtagtcagcgtattgtggagcagactgtatgactatgcttccgtgactaagaacaacgctctgtcgtgcgtaccccatggtcttagagttggtgggcggggctctgtcttgcatgcgtgcgtatcccatggttgggtggattatatatagaaaagcagctggaaccgaaaagaacaatgaaaagtcaacgtggctcagagcttgctatggacttagtgaattatgtgtgtatatatatatatatatatatatatatatatatatatatatatatatatatatatatatatataccctgactgtgaaggaataactttgacttgaaacaATACTGTACTTCTCCTTTAAGAGTTATgatggccactgtgctcttgggaaccttcagttcTGCTGGATGTTCTTTGTAGCCCTCTCCAGATCTGCACCTCGACACAATGCGGTCTCTAAGCGCTGCAGgccattcctctgacctcatgGCTCATTTTTCTCCACTGACACACGTTGCTGGCTGTGGACCTTCTCTAGACAGGTGTGCGCTTTTACTGCACATTTCCAAGCAAATGAATTAACCACAACAGGTGTAGATACATCTCAACGATAAGCAACAGTGTCACagccaagggtctgaatacttgtgtcaatgagatatttcaattttttatttttaataaatctgcaaaaatttctaaaatcctgtgttTGCTTTGTCAatctggggtactgagtgttgcttaatagagaaaaatgcatttaaatgattttagcacaaggctgtagcataagaaaatatgaaaaaagagaaagagtctgaatattttctgatggCATTATATACACACCACAGTATCAGGGGTGTCCAGTGCTGCCCAGGTTCAGGGCAACAATTGGCACTATGCGGGGTGGGAGCACCAAGTAAATTTTGGAATGAAACACTGCCTTTGGTGTTCCCCTGTACAAATGGGCAATCTGTGCAAAAATCTGATACATTTTGTGGATGTGTATATCGGACAAACATGCACATTAGCACCCTTTTATATTagatactagccatcccccgtgtagtagtgaaacaggacaaactttaaaaatcaataaacaaaacaggtattgctaggtAAGTGGATGCAAGGTACGCACCAACATGTGGCCAGAGGTACAGCGATTCAAACGGAGGGTGGCATGTGGTTAAGTAttgccctgcccggctccctactttGGAGGTCCAGCCTCCCCCTCCCCttagcctgcagcctctgtctcggattagcgagaatatatcactcctgcaagcaaactatgattcttagcgcaatgagagaagtcgcaaaatcaaccagaatgttcaagcaaattatagaaaaaacccagatctaaatccattaagtagttctcttgtgaaacgtggacagacagacattggatttatttatttatatatatatatatatatatacagtggaacctcgagatacgagcacctctgtatacgagaaattcaaaatacgaggaaagtatgagcgaaaaattcagctctaaatacgagcattggttcgcgtaacgagccacgagccaggctgtgggtatagctcgcggcttagcaagggggcgtggtagcagttgcgagccgcgatctgcggtgtctgcgtttctcacttaagtgcacaggtgggaaactgcccacatccatgattgttcctgtggctgatgggctgcagctgccatgtcctccccgcatatatagagaagcgcgagcaggttaagggggagaaaaagtaaaagagagagagagagagagagagagagagagagagagagagagagagagagagagagagagagagagagagagagagagcaggcaggcaggcaagtgcaggctcgcgcaggctcgtgtgtagctgaacaggcgagccaaacagctgaagcaggacggtgtagagaaggtcagctgcattaacagtgtctcgcctgttttagagcccgcatgggagaaataggtgagacgctaacagagaagaagcaccggggattgtcatctgtttttaaagactgcttcttgttgacgttttaacctcgtgttaaaggattgttattcttgtgtattttaaacctccacttcacaactgttttaaggattatttatttaaagatttattgaatgctctactgcactttggacacctgttttgattcttttaataatcagttatattatttaccagtgttatttattaaaggtagactacagtatatataatttatcagtgttatttattaggaaaattgatttttatgttaatatatttggggtgcagaacggattaactggatttccattattttcaatggggaagtttgttctagatacgagaaattcgctatacaagctcagttctggaacgaattaaactcgtatctagaggttccactgtatatatatatatatatatatacagatatgatAAATATGGCCAACTCAGAAACACATGTTGTATTTAAATACATGTAATAGCTCTCATATTTTCAAGTAACTTCATAAAGTTTAGATCCTGACATGGCTGTGGTGCGTGCGTGGCCCTGTTTCCAGTCTCCCTGCTGTACGGCCAGGTCAGCACTCATTTCGGTGTCAGGTCTTCACTGGCTGCTGCCCAGTAATCACTCCTGGGatgtttctacttttttttcGGAGAGAATGTGGTGCAGAAATGAGGGCTATCCTGCATATCTAATCATCCCCTGCTCTGCAGACAACTAGTGAGAGGATCATCGGGCAGAATGTCCAAATATCTCTGTCCGACATGAAGAGTTTTTCAGACAGACACCATGTTTTATTAACACTGCAGACAACTTAACTGAATAAATAATTCAGTACTAACCTTAGTGAAGCCACTCTCTTCTGAAGGCTGACTGAAGGCTGGTAAACATACATGAATGGTGTTCCATCAGAAtgcttctaaaaataaaaataaaaaaaaaatcagaacaacAGAAAAACAGGCTCAGAATATCCATAAATAGTACTATGCAGTGTACACCCACACTTGGCATTACATTAGGGCCACTTCAATTAAATATGAAACAGAAATACCTGACTTATGCCAGCTAGCAtgcctttttttttgacactcacGTCAATTTCCTGCTACGGCCCAAATAGTTCCTGTTAGTTTGGCTAAGCAGGTCTGGCGTGGCTCAGCAGGAGTGCGTTGGCTGTGGCTGCATTGAAGAGAGGGCACCCAGAAAATGTATGAACGAATGTACAATACCAGCCAATCTGCTTCTCTCACAGGACACATCTAAAAAAAACTACACAACCTTCTATACACAAAGGGTTGTGGGAatcaggaacaaactaccgagtcaTCCAGTAGATGACCTTTACGATAATCTCGGCGCAGTGAGCAGTAGTGCTGGCCTTCGTGAGTGCTGCATGCGCCACCTGTTCAAGCCACATACCTGACAGGATAAGAAATGTGGTGACCTGCGTTACACAGGCTGGCTGATCCTTCCATTGCTCACATGAGTCACACATGGGCTCCTATAATTCCTGACAACAACCTTCACAAATGCTCGTTGTGAAGCGCAGTGCATAAATGTGTCTTTTTGTCACATGGTGGGTTATGTTTAGCCAGGTTACATTTACAGAAGAcccttaacccccccccccaccttcatGTCAACCATTTTCTGAGAAATGTATCAATCCAAACGCTGCTTATGCAGTGTTGCCAATCAATCACTACCTACAGTATTTTGATGCTGGATTTCACGTAACGTACACAGCAACATTCGGCCCACTGCCATGCATTTAAGCGTACTcttcattttactgtgtacaccacacatgacaataaatctgaaaggCACAGCCTtctatttttgaaaaagccaacagtTATGCACTTGCACATCACCATTAACCTTGCAGTACAAATCAATAACTGGCAATAACCAATTtctgaataaaaacacacaaaaaagaaccATAATTATAACAGaacaaacagcattttttttctatagctcATGGGTAGGCTGATTTTTAGAATGTAATAGAAAGATGCCAATGGCAGTCGCAGCTTTCAGTGAGTAAAAGCGACTgctagcttttcatttttttgttggtaCACATTTATTCAAACCCATTACATTCAAAGGCACGTTTAATAAGTAAacgtgtttaaagcgtgtgggaggagTATTTTAAGGCtgaaactataaataaaaaaatgtttatttatatggtctttctatatcacggattttcacctatcgctgatggttctggaacataacttccgcgataggcaggggatcactgtatatacttatacatacatacatatacatatacatacatatacatatacacatatatatatatatatacatacatacatacatatatatatatacacacacacacacgcacactttgTTCAACCTCAAAGGAAAACTGTTTTGGATGGGCTGGGTTTTTGCAGCAGACACTGTACAGCGCCCCTGTAGCGATTAGGCCCAATTGAATATAGGATCCATTCTTCTCAATTAATCGGGCATTGTCTTGCAGGATTCTGTCTCATTGTTGTATTTAGCGATattcatttttgaagaaaaaaaaaaaaagctttctccCATTTGTTTATAACAGCAACGCTGGGTACTTCAGCTAGTAAAACATAACTTTGCCACAATGTCTAAACTTTaatgaaaattttgaaaataaaagcagcaaTTTACCGTAATAGGTGTTTGGAACGTCTCATTTATAGCAGACGCCCCAGTCATGTTTCTGGTTGTACAGACATGACTCTGATTAGATCTCATCCCAAGTCctgattctttggatttttcttttgttggagAATCAGAAGCCCGCATGGAGTCTCTGATGCAGACAGCCTTCCTCAATGTGTCGTCCTCTGAGCTGACAACAGCCTTTTTGCTTGCAGGATTCAGGGTTGAGCATTTTCTCTTTGCTGATAGAAACTTTCTCTGTACCTGTAAGTTCTCCCTGTTATCAACTTGCAGGTCACTAAGACAGGCTTCAGAAGAAACAGCCACGGGCTGTGGAATATTGGCAGACAGGGCAAAAGAAGATGTTTCTGCTCTGGAAGGGCCTGGTTTCTGATAACTGGTGAGAGAGCCTTCAGAAATCTGCCTGGAAACAAATGTCAGTACAGCTTGATTGTGGTGCTTCAAGCTACTTATCCTAAACAGCAGTGGTGTTCGATCCAGATTGTCAGAGTCTACTATTGGTGCCAACTGCTGATTTTGAGAAGTCTCCTTTTGTGTGTGAATGTTTGTTGATGTACTAGAACTGGTCGCATGCTCCACAATGGATGGCTGTCTGCTTTGGTCTTCAGGGGAATCGATGCGAGACACTGTGTCTaaagcagaaattaaaaaacataaggAAGGAGTCCAGGGCATAGACAGCAGCGTTCAGTTTACATAGTGTCCTACCTGGACTTTTCCACAGGACTCATTTAAAGTATTTGCTTCTGGTATTGTGAAACGCACCTCTTCATGTCATAGCCAGGGTAAGAATTTCAGGAATTCTATATTCTGAGTTTATTTCATATTATACATTTGACCAAAAACATTGTACTCCTACGCCATGCTGCTGCTGCACTATTTCACACCTACTTAAAGCTTAGAATTAAAGACTAAACTGTGAATGATTTTAACAAATAGTACACAAGGCAAATGTCATGAGTTAGCCAAACACAGAAAATTATACTTGTTAAAACATATTCTAAGAATAATTTATATCATGTTTTAaaaacagaggaaggaggaaagttAAAAGAATACCATGTGATGAGTGGTCTGTTAAATCCAAGCCCGGATACTGGTTCCAGGGAAGCTGGGAAGCCCCCGTGTCGCAGCTCCCGACGGTTTTTTCAGAGATTAGGGTTGAAAAGCTGGTTGCTGTGGATTCAGACTCCACTGATGGAAACACACAAATGTCATAATCACAGATGTATAACAAACCATTTACATTTTAGAAAAGGAAGGGATCATACATACTGCCATATTAAGCAcaaaacaatttaatattttcttcaagaaGAGCTGTCCTGCTAATTTAGCTTATTGTTACCAGATGAGTTAGAACACTCTTTACTAAAAGTCAGCAAAACTATTAGTGTAACAGCCACTTGGTGCATTCACTCAAGACAGAGAGTTTCCATTCCCTAAAAGAATGGTCTATAAATGAGTTcattacatcctgcctgaagaaggggcctgagttgcctcgaaagcgtgcatattgtaatctttttagttagccaataaaaggtgtcattttgcttgacttctcactacattggctaacaccctagtactgcagcaATGAGTCAATAACACTTCATCTTTGAGCTGTGAATTATTACTACACAACTTGTGTATATGCATGATGGTCATTTATTTGAATTAAGACGCTTCCTCATGGACCAGTGAAAAGATATCCTCGTCATCTTTCACCTAATCACTAAGGATGACTACTGGCAGAATCTTTAAATGACACCTCagataatatgttttttttcttttgaacagtATTGGCACAGCATAGCAACTTTTCTCTGGGATTCTGTCTTTTCTGTAATGTCAAACATAAAAATCTCATTTGAACGAATTGCAGTAACTCCAGCATACAGTTTGAAATAAATAGCTAATCTATCAGAAATGAAGCTCTTGGACTCGTACTGTATAAAATTCACAAACCTACAACTTTAACAGATAGATaaacatgtgaaaaaaagaatcgCTCATTCCCTGTGATTCCTGGTTGTGTAATCAGACATCCTGAAGTCAACAAGATCCTGCAACAGCAGTTGTTAAGTGTAGCATGCTTTCTGACATAAAGTCGCGTAGTGTGATGTTGAGTCTTCTTTTAAATCCTTGACTAGCTTTTTACAACCTACTGAGAATTCTCATTTATCTTGTGCAGATATCGAGGCAGCTTTTCAATGTGACGGTATCTTTGATTCAGGATTCACTTAAGAACTCTAAAGAATTTGGTGAGTGCACTCTTGTGTCTGAACACAAAGCCTGGTCTTAAACCTCAGCTCTTTGTCCTTTCAAGTGAAGATTGATGTTGATGTGGTCTGTCCAATTGTTCATCTTGGGCACCGTAGTATTTTAGAGAACACATCATTCATTCTCCTTCACGCAGTGAATGTGATTTACAATTCTCTTCCACACTGAAGAGTTTCATAGCCAAGACTCTCCACTTGAACTAAGCTTTACTTCCTCTCCCCTTTGTATGGTTCCAGAACTTGTGATGATGATGGCATCTTAATGAACAGTTTGCAGAAAAATCTCTACGGCTCCCCCAGTCTCTCTCATTGAGTTCCTACACTACAATCATTTTGTATGGAAGGAAATTAATGTCCttgtgcaaaatcctcctcaaagacgtgttggaaatgcctaaggcagaagcatgtctgtgtgctgaacgtctaggagactacAAAATGGAtgtccttacagcttggatgttttcaggcgttcgtacaatccaaggacagcctggagattttctgttcaatgttgtacccatctgtctaaatttagccacccactgaagaattgttttccgattttgGACATCagcattaggaggaatgctgaaggaGGTTCATCACTACGCAACACGCCTTTGGATgtattcgttgtttttgaagaacacttcgaCAGAGAAAGCACGGTGTGCACTGGACCATGGCATGTTGCCgattgaaaactacaagggatcgcctatcaaaggaccccccccccccccaagccacTCGACTGCTTCTATCTctcgcaatgaccttgagaattGTGGtaattcattttggctcaccctgttttacaatattgttcatatcattttaaatataGGCCTCATGGAATTTCACCAATAGTCATAATGACAGGACCAACACCACAAAAACTATGCATTTCTACAAAGTGGATGTTCATTAAATTTTGGAAGCATGTCACGGTTAACTCGACTCCACAGCTTATGGAATTTCTAAAGTTTTATCATGAACAGGGGTTCAACTGAGGGAGTGATCCAAAAATCAGTAGTTCTGCCCAGCTTACATCCTGTATCAATGATTAAATTAttcaacaggccattcagtttaTTAACGGAGATTAAATTTATATTGCTGAAACCACACTAAACTAGGAAATAAGAAGAAACAGTGCTTATGGTTCCAACCCATCAAGGAATTACAACAATTATGGAGTCtaatcatacacaaaaagaacaaattattgACTCATGACAGCAGCCACACTGATAGAGAGGCAGGGTAAATGATGATGAATGGGACAGCCAGTACGTAAATATTTGCGTTCTTATCTTAACCCATTAcacaaagaaaagccaagcaaaatgacaccttttattggctaactagaaagattacaatatgcaagctttcgaggcaactcaggccccttcttcaggcaagatgtaatcattacatcttgcctgaagaaggggcctgagttgcctcgaaagcttgcatattgtaatctttctagttagccaataaaaggtgtcattttgcttggcttttctctacattcataatggctaacacggtacagcaccctagtactacccaTTACACAAATATATCCAGGCAACATCGGGTACTTAGGCTAGGGTTAAAACAAAAGCAGCTCTCTTCTGTACCTAATATAGTACCAGCTCAATACTACTATTGTTCAACAGAATTACCAATTACAATAGCAGAGCATTGACTCATAGGAAGATGATGGGGGATTAAAGAAAATGACttccttttcttttaatattcttACTGTGCAATCGCTGtgttatgtaaaatgtaaaaaaaatcccaAAGGAAGGACATTTTTTGCCTGAATAATTAAAGCTGAGTGTCTTATTTCTGTATTAATTAAATCACAGGAGCCTCTGATTCTCCTGTATCCAGTTCTCTCATTTTGACCCACTTTAGTTTGCCAGCTGTGCCAACAGACCAGTAGAAAGTGCAGCAGATATGGCTTTCTACTGTATCTTACATACACCAGGCACTTATCTTAGAATGTTGTACTCCTATATGTAACACAACTATACCAGAACCTCTCCACAGAGTGCATAGCTATCAGGTTTTCTTTTTGCACTTTACACCAAAGACTACactttaattgaatttaaaaagtttACTCTGTGTCATTGGTTAGTTATTACATCTGCCTACTGACAACACAATATGCAACAAGTTTTCCAAAAACCAGAGAAGATTGTGGATCTGAATGTGCAGCCCTGGTAAAGTCATGAACAAGCAAATTATTTACAGGGTGCACGTTTTATTTATTACCACCTGGTTAAAAGGTACAGGGTGCATAAAATAAGGACCACCTGTCATGTCAATAGTCCCCTCCCTACCACAGTCACACTGACCAATCAAATCAAATGCTTCTGCAGGAACACCAACTTCAAGTCTACCAATTTGGTTTGAAGAAGAATCAATGCATAGGGTAATAAGTGTTATGCTGGCTTACATAACTAGTCtatgaacaatgtattaattgTAAAATGTTTACTATATTGTTTTTTCCTGCAGTTGTACATGATGTTGTGCTGATGGTGGATTATACTAATTTAATATTAGCACTGTTACGGTTATAGCCAACAAATTCCTTGCAACTTTGTTACATGGCAATATTCAGTTTTCATCCATTTGTAATTATGCTACTAAAATCTAATCAAGGGAGCAGCAAAATAGTCTAAACAGTAACACAATAATGCAGACAAAAGAGCCAAACAGATAGCAACAGatttcaaatagaaaaaaaattgcagtatCAATTCAACAGAGAATACATTATCTTATAAAATCCAAAACATGTACACTTACCTGATACAGACATGTCAACGGCAGGCAGGACCTCCATTCCTGTATCCTCTCTAGGACTAACATAGTCTTCCCTCCATTCTAATGAGAAGATGAAAGAACATCAAAGTTGTTACATTTCCAGCCAAATCTTAACAGGTGCACTACACAAATACAAAAGgaaacataaaatacaacatCATAACATTCACCAAaactcacaaaatataaaaaagataaaacaaaacacaaagcaaatgaATGGGCCatccaaattaaaaaaactcaATATCCAGAGTTTGTTACAATAACATAACTGAATATATCAGATTTACAGGAGATGTTTCTTGTAATGAAATTGTGTCATTTTAATATATACTCATAAGACCAAGAAATACTGACCATGTGCTGGGTAATACAATTTCAGGTCAACCAGGCAAATGTGGGTGTCCGATGGGAACAAACGTGGACAATTTCCTGTGTCACATTTGTGACAGGAAGCCAGTGATTATCGCAGCATCACTGGATGTAAAACAAGAAGCAACTGCTGCTGCTGGTAACATCAGGCACATATGTGGAGGGAGAGATAAAGAaaccacatacagtaatccctcctccatcgcgggggttgggttccagagccacccgcgaaataagaaaatccgcgaagtagaaaccatatgtttatatggttatttttatattgtcatgcttgggtcacagatttgcgcagaaacacaggaggttgtagagagacaggaacgttattcaaacactgcaaacaaacatttgtctctttttcaaaagtttaaactgtgctccatgacaagacagagatgacagttctgtctcacaattaaaagaatgcaaacatatcttcctcttcaaaggagtgcgagtcaggagcagagcatgtcagagagagagagacaaaagcaaacaaatcaatagggctgtttggcttttaagtatgcgaagcaccgcggcacaaagctgttgaaggcggcagctcacaccccctccgtcaggagcagagagagagagagagacagtgagagacagataaaaaacaaacagtgaaaaatcaatacgtgccctttgagcttttaagtatgcgaagcaccgtgcagcatgttgcttcaggaagcagcttgcacagaaggtagcaacgtgaagataatctttcagcatttttagacgagcgtacgtatcgtctaggtttgcgaacagccc from Erpetoichthys calabaricus chromosome 9, fErpCal1.3, whole genome shotgun sequence carries:
- the acd gene encoding adrenocortical dysplasia protein homolog isoform X2 produces the protein MFQAETEEKKCEFVIEILNFRIMSIYTDTPHVCDCKSLPEVKQKIHKLWLSFVGEDSISTASHAGMSLTQMLSYMKEDGFTNLVNLATECLDISDPADRPSTSWDTHLLFPAPLTGWKAERRKNKGVKPFSIPISLLTIPEEQKKIIDNIPEWREDYVSPREDTGMEVLPAVDMSVSVESESTATSFSTLISEKTVGSCDTGASQLPWNQYPGLDLTDHSSHDTVSRIDSPEDQSRQPSIVEHATSSSTSTNIHTQKETSQNQQLAPIVDSDNLDRTPLLFRISSLKHHNQAVLTFVSRQISEGSLTSYQKPGPSRAETSSFALSANIPQPVAVSSEACLSDLQVDNRENLQVQRKFLSAKRKCSTLNPASKKAVVSSEDDTLRKAVCIRDSMRASDSPTKEKSKESGLGMRSNQSHVCTTRNMTGASAINETFQTPITKHSDGTPFMYVYQPSVSLQKRVASLRLSGALLNWATHYIAKQE
- the acd gene encoding adrenocortical dysplasia protein homolog isoform X1 — translated: MELSTAFFQPWIVKLIEQYENSEELTKAVKAKVLKFVNLTALQNETTEGQNVIVYLSDHETYIPAVISQEAIQALDEEEDHYVLSDLKNKVIVLRKYRVMFQAETEEKKCEFVIEILNFRIMSIYTDTPHVCDCKSLPEVKQKIHKLWLSFVGEDSISTASHAGMSLTQMLSYMKEDGFTNLVNLATECLDISDPADRPSTSWDTHLLFPAPLTGWKAERRKNKGVKPFSIPISLLTIPEEQKKIIDNIPEWREDYVSPREDTGMEVLPAVDMSVSVESESTATSFSTLISEKTVGSCDTGASQLPWNQYPGLDLTDHSSHDTVSRIDSPEDQSRQPSIVEHATSSSTSTNIHTQKETSQNQQLAPIVDSDNLDRTPLLFRISSLKHHNQAVLTFVSRQISEGSLTSYQKPGPSRAETSSFALSANIPQPVAVSSEACLSDLQVDNRENLQVQRKFLSAKRKCSTLNPASKKAVVSSEDDTLRKAVCIRDSMRASDSPTKEKSKESGLGMRSNQSHVCTTRNMTGASAINETFQTPITKHSDGTPFMYVYQPSVSLQKRVASLRLSGALLNWATHYIAKQE